A single Triticum dicoccoides isolate Atlit2015 ecotype Zavitan chromosome 2A, WEW_v2.0, whole genome shotgun sequence DNA region contains:
- the LOC119359074 gene encoding protein BREAST CANCER SUSCEPTIBILITY 1 homolog has translation MWRWWLAMVSILWSWWSRVVSAVWQRRRLRWRHDEEMGTISAARTDMLFNVEIQPGYADPESLRHFWNKSASPVKGRKRKFGVDATKGESAGVNASNTREHLRSCRKGKGPGKRARLVDKEGATGLGRVQTPTGLYKDECAFCQSFRTSEPVHGPLVQYHNGRIVSGDEADATNAIYVHHKCMVWAPKVKSNDDGTFENVESEIVRGSRWDCSRCNLRGAALGCYRAGCPNTYHVPCAFMIPECRWDVENLHVWCPMHAPPDEMSSPTIETGILSPVPQNQSPAKEISADCQIEDNQINPLLGNEMSSPIIGSDIPSAVLQNNCPAKEISVDSQMEDKQFNPLVTSNSPLSGLVVPGSSQYLIKEGISALHRGEDLQVDQLNTSSSSSPQGQCKDKEGISTNYRAEDKLANQSSTPLDQWVLLGIALSASEKDSLKEFASLTSSTLAQEWDKTVTHVIVGRNAGFRCPRSYEVQMAILSGKWVVTDRWVVDFLVERISGPNPCLAKLIPSPEISYEVKFRDGPRTSIDGPAKGRAGAAEGARKLLSGLHFCFSAYMYPEDRKDIQNLIAAGGGQLLEGISPDGLREYLKRNPAEVYFIYHGGPPRTPTSDFEPEFQECNKYVGSGARMIKHLQLFDAILYYDARMLEPTGVFTKICE, from the exons ATGTGGCGATGGTGGTTAGCGATGGTCTCGATTCTGTGGAGTTGGTGGTCAAGGGTGGTCTCGGCCGTGTGGCAACGGCGTCGTCTCCGCTGGCGACACGACGAAGAGATGG GTACCATCTCTGCTGCTCGTACCGACATGCTGTTCAACGTGGAAATACAACCTGGCTACGCTGATCCTGAGTCTCTACGACATTTTTGG AATAAAAGTGCTTCCCCTGTGAAAGGCCGGAAGAGGAAATTCGGTGTTGATGCAACCAAAGGTGAATCAGCAGGTGTTAATGCAAGTAACACCAGGGAGCACCTGCGTTCCTGCAGAAAAGGCAAGGGTCCAGGGAAACGTGCCAGGTTGGTAGACAAAGAAGGTGCTACTGGGTTGGGGAGAGTTCAAACACCAACCGGCTTATATAAAGATGAATGTGCTTTCTGCCAATCATTTAGAACCAGTGAGCCG GTGCATGGTCCGCTCGTACAGTATCACAATGGAAGGATTGTGTCCGGTGACGAGGCCGACGCTACTAACGCCATATATGTCCACCACAAATGCATGGTTTG GGCCCCAAAAGTGAAATCCAATGACGACGGTACTTTTGAGAACGTTGAGAGTGAAATCGTGCGTGGTTCAAGATGGGATTGCAGCAGATGCAATCTCCGGGGAGCAGCACTTGGTTGTTATCGCGCGGGGTGCCCCAATACTTATCATGTCCCATGTGCATTCATGATACCAGAATGCCGCTGGGATGTT GAGAATCTCCATGTTTGGTGTCCCATGCATGCACCACCTGATGAGATGAGCTCACCAACAATTGAGACTGGCATTCTTTCCCCCGTCCCTCAAAA CCAAAGTCCAGCTAAAGAAATTTCCGCCGATTGCCAAATAGAAGATAACCAAATTAATCCATTGCTGGGCAATGAGATGAGCTCACCAATAATTGGAAGTGACATTCCTTCCGCTGTCCTTCAGAA CAATTGCCCAGCTAAAGAAATTTCCGTCGATTCCCAAATGGAAGATAAACAATTTAATCCACTCGTCACATCAAATTCTCCTTTGTCTGgactagtagtgcctgg ttCCAGCCAATATTTAATTAAAGAAGGAATATCTGCCCTTCATAGAGGGGAAGATCTACAAGTAGATCAGCTGAACACCTCAAGTTCTTCCTCGCCTCAGGG CCAATGTAAGGACAAAGAAGGAATTTCTACCAATTACCGGGCAGAAGACAAACTAGCAAACCAGTCTAGTACCCCTTTGGATCAGTGGGTTTTGCTCGGCATAGCTTTAAGTGCATCAGAAAAG GATTCCTTGAAAGAATTTGCATCCTTGACCAGTTCAACCTTGGCTCAGGAATGGGACAAAACTGTGACTCATGTTATTGTGGGCAGAAACGCTGGTTTTCGATGTCCCAGATCATATGAGGTCCAGATGGCTATACTGTCTGGGAAATGGGTTGTCACAGACAGAT GGGTTGTGGATTTCTTGGTGGAAAGGATTTCAGGTCCAAATCCTTGCTTGGCAAAGCTGATTCCAAGCCCGGAAATTTcttatgaggtgaaattccgcgATGGTCCGCGCACATCAATTGATGGACCAGCAAAAGGAAGAGCTGGAGCTGCTGAAGGG GCACGAAAACTGCTTTCAGGACTGCATTTCTGCTTCAGCGCATACATGTACCCAGAAGACAGAAAGGACATCCAGAATCTCATAGCAGCTGGTGGAGGGCAACTACTTGAGGGAATCAGCCCAGACGGGTTACGTGAGTATCTGAAAAGAAATCCAGCAGAGGTGTACTTCATCTACCACGGCGGCCCTCCAAGGACGCCCACTTCGGATTTCGAACCTGAGTTTCAGGAGTGCAACAAGTACGTGGGATCGGGAGCGCGGATGATCAAACACCTGCAGCTGTTCgatgctatcctgtactacgatgcACGGATGCTAGAACCGACTGGTGTCTTCACCAAGATATGTGAGTGA